A genomic window from Melospiza melodia melodia isolate bMelMel2 unplaced genomic scaffold, bMelMel2.pri scaffold_51, whole genome shotgun sequence includes:
- the SMAGP gene encoding small cell adhesion glycoprotein — protein sequence MEGDRPHLSSDPTTPYLRKAPTPPGHEDADTAVIAVVIALVFLTLLTVLVVIGIYLYRNQGSYLTYEQPEPDATPREEPPAKDKEEYFI from the exons ATGGAGGGAGATCGGCCCCACCTGAGCTCAG ACCCGACCACGCCGTACCTGAGGAAGGCTCCGACCCCTCCTGGCCATGAGGACGCCGACACCGCCGTGATCGCAG TGGTGATCGCCCTGGTGTTCCTGACCCTGCTCACCGTGCTGGTGGTGATTGGGATTTACCTGTACCGGAACCAGGGCTCCTACCTCACCTACGAGCAGCCCGAGCCCGACGCCACCCCGAGGGAGGAGCCTCCAGCCAAGGACAAGGAGGAATATTTCATCTAA
- the BIN2 gene encoding bridging integrator 2, protein MAEGRGGSAGLFARQVQKRFSRAQEKVLQKLGKTVETKDEQFEQSAYNFQLQQNEGHKLYKELKGFVGAVRVMHESSRRVAETLQDIYSPEWDGHEELRAIADSNDLLWEDYEAKLVDQALRLMENYLAQFGDFKERIAKRGRKLVDYDSARHHLEALQSAKKKDEAKIAKAEEEFNRAQAVFEELNRDLREELPVLYGSRLACYVTVFQNISNLRDVFYKEMSKLNRDLYEVMSKLEKQHSSKVFIIKGVPSNRRSLVISAPVSPPAMFPCPDKAPVLDAEVTPGSPDTDSAAPAEPGAVSPGPPPASPASGGSLDTASVSSEESAEQATAVTGSVSSEGTPEEVTAVTGSVSSEETPEPGPGRDSETPEQATAVTGSASIKEPPEEVTAVTGSVSPEEPPEPGPGPDSLSPGPEPPATAAEPGGDSGARGGVEGIAASLASLILSEAIAQAAGTLSAAPGTAAGTAGDSAATSAEGRERPAVSPSPAAAVPCRVPGPAACPREPCRLGGERGQRGDTGDSAEAADAEPEVRRAQGCSGTPEQDTSQDTSRDPSGAAEPPQDPPEFLSAL, encoded by the exons ATGGCCGAGGGCAGGGGCGGCAGCGCCGGGCTCTTCGCCAGGCAGGTCCAGAAACGCTTCAGCCGCGCCCAGGAGAAG GTTTTGCAAAAATTGGGCAAAACGGTGGAAACCAAAGATGAGCAGTTCGAGCAGAGCGCCTACAACTTCCAGCTGCAGCAG AACGAGGGTCACAAACTCTACAAGGAGCTCAAGGGGTTCGTGGGAGCCGTGAGAG TGATGCACGAGAGCTCCCGCAGAGTGGCCGAGACGCTGCAGGACATTTACAGCCCTGAATGGGACGGGCACGAGGAGCTCCGGGCCATCGCCGAC agCAATGACCTCCTGTGGGAGGACTACGAGGCCAAGTTGGTGGACCAAGCCCTGCGGCTCATGGAGAATTACCTGGCTCAGTTCGGCGACTTCAAG GAGCGCATCGCCAAGCGGGGCCGAAAGCTCGTGGACTACGACAGCGCCCGGCACCACCTGGAGGCTCTGCAGAGCGCCAAGAAAAAGGACGAGGCCAAAATCGCCAAG GCCGAGGAGGAGTTCAATAGAGCCCAGGCCGTGTTCGAGGAGCTGAACAGGGACCTGCGGGAGGAGCTGCCGGTCCTGTACGGCAG CCGCCTCGCCTGTTACGTCACCGTTTTCCAGAACATCTCCAACCTCCGTGACGTCTTCTACAAAGAGATGAGCAAG ctcaACCGGGACCTGTACGAGGTGATGAGCAAGCTGGAGAAGCAGCACTCGAGCAAGGTGTTCATCATCAAAGGCGTGCCCAG CAATCGCCGCTCTCTGGTCATCTCCGCCCCCGTGAGCCCCCCGGCCATGTTCCCCTGCCCGGACAAGGCGCCCGTGCTGGACGCGGAGGTGACACCGGGGTCCCCCGACACCGACAGCGCCGCCCCCGCGGAGCCGGGGGCCGTGTCCCCCGGGCCCCCCCCGGCTTCGCCCGCCAGCGGCGGCTCCCTGGACACGGCCTCGGTGTCCAGCGAGGAGAGCGCGGAGCAGGCGACAGCGGTGACAGGGTCCGTGTCCAGCGAGGGGACCCCGGAGGAGGTGACAGCGGTGACAGGGTCCGTGTCCAGCGAGGAGACCCCGGAGCCCGGTCCCGGCCGCGACAGCGAGACCCCGGAGCAGGCGACAGCCGTGACAGGATCGGCGTCCATCAAGGAGCCCCCAGAGGAGGTGACAGCGGTGACAGGGTCGGTGTCCCCCGAGGAGCCCCCGgagcccggtcccggccccgactCTCTGTCCCCTGGTCCGGAGCCACCGGCGACAGCCGCGGAGCCGGGGGGTGACAGCGGGGCGCGGGGAGGGGTGGAGGGCATCGCCGCCTCCCTGGCGTCACTGATTTTATCCGAGGCCATCGCCCAGGCCGCTGGCACGCTGTCAGCAGCGCCGGGGACAGCGGCGGGCACGGCAGGGGACAGCGCGGCCACCAGCGCCGAGGGTCGGGAGCGGCCCGCCGTGTCGCCGTCCCCAGCCGCAGCTGTCCCCTGCCGTGTCCCCGGCCCCGCGGCGTGTCCCCGGGAGCCGTGCCGGCTCGGCGGagagcggggacagcgcggggacaccggggacagcgcGGAGGCGGCGGATGCCGAGCCAGAGGTGCGCCGGGCTCAG GGCTGTTCCGGGACACCGGAGCAGGACACGAGCCAGGACACGAGCCGGGACCCCTCAGGTGCTGCAGAgcccccccaggatccccccgagTTCCTCAGCGCCCTCTGA
- the LOC134413755 gene encoding chymotrypsin-like elastase family member 1 — MMLQLVLLAALALCGRCSELDLDGMQRVVGGTEARSHSWPSQISLQYYSGGGWHHTCGGSLIHRNWVMTAAHCVNNNMQYRVVAGEHNLYSNDGTEQVFSVSRIIVHPYYNTNNVAAGYDIALFRLSSSATLNSAVQLAVLPQEGTILPNNYPCYITGWGLTRTNGQLSSVLLQAPLPVVDYQICSSASYWGSTVKNTMVCAGGDGVRSGCQGDSGGPLHCAVNGQYQVHGVTSFVSSQGCNVARKPTVFTRVSAYISWINSVIAQN, encoded by the exons ATGATGCTGCAGCTCGTGCTCCTCGCCGCGCTCGCCCTGTGCG GGCGCTGCTCCGAGCTGGATCTCGATGGCATGCAGCGGGTGGTCGGCGGCACCGAGGCGCGCTCGCACTCCTGGCCCTCCCAG ATCTCCCTGCAGTATTACTCCGGGGGCGGCTGGCACCACACCTGCGGGGGCTCCCTCATCCACAGGAACTGGGTGATGACCGCTGCCCACTGCGTCAACAA TAACATGCAGTACCGCGTGGTGGCCGGCGAGCACAACCTCTACAGCAACGACGGCACCGAGCAGGTCTTCAGCGTCAGCAGGATCATCGTCCACCCCTACTACAACACCAACAACGTGGCCGCAGG CTACGACATCGCCCTGTTCCGCCTGAGCAGCTCGGCCACCCTGAACAGCGCCGTGCAGCTGGCCGTGCTGCCCCAGGAGGGCACCATCCTGCCCAACAACTACCCCTGCTACATCACGGGCTGGGGCCTGACCCGCA CCAACGGGCAGCTGTCCAGCGTCCTGCTCCAGGCCCCGCTGCCCGTCGTGGATTACCAGATCTGCTCCAGCGCGTCCTACTGGGGCTCCACCGTCAAGAACACCATGGTGTGCGCCGGCGGCGACGGCGTGCGCTCCGGCTGCCAG GGCGATTCCGGCGGTCCCCTGCACTGCGCCGTCAACGGGCAGTACCAGGTGCACGGCGTCACCAGCTTCgtctccagccagggctgcaacGTCGCCCGCAAACCCACCGTCTTCACCCGCGTCTCCGCCTACATCTCCTGGATCAACAGC GTCATCGCCCAGAACTGA
- the CELA1 gene encoding chymotrypsin-like elastase family member 1, whose product MLQLVLLAALALCGRCSELDLDGMQRVVGGTEARSHSWPSQISLQYYSGGGWHHTCGGSLIHRNWVMTAAHCVNNNMQYRVVAGEHNLYSNDGTEQVFSVSRIIVHPYYNTNNVAAGYDIALFRLSSSATLNSAVQLAVLPQEGTILPNNYPCYITGWGLTRTNGQLSSVLLQAPLPVVDYQICSSASYWGSTVKNTMVCAGGDGVRSGCQGDSGGPLHCAVNGQYQVHGVTSFVSSQGCNVARKPTVFTRVSAYISWINSVIAQN is encoded by the exons ATGCTGCAGCTCGTGCTCCTCGCCGCGCTCGCCCTGTGCG GGCGCTGCTCCGAGCTGGATCTCGATGGCATGCAGCGGGTGGTCGGCGGCACCGAGGCGCGCTCGCACTCCTGGCCCTCCCAG ATCTCCCTGCAGTATTACTCCGGGGGCGGCTGGCACCACACCTGCGGGGGCTCCCTCATCCACAGGAACTGGGTGATGACCGCTGCCCACTGCGTCAACAA TAACATGCAGTACCGCGTGGTGGCCGGCGAGCACAACCTCTACAGCAACGACGGCACCGAGCAGGTCTTCAGCGTCAGCAGGATCATCGTCCACCCCTACTACAACACCAACAACGTGGCCGCAGG ATACGACATCGCCCTGTTCCGCCTGAGCAGCTCGGCCACCCTGAACAGCGCCGTGCAGCTGGCCGTGCTGCCCCAGGAGGGCACCATCCTGCCCAACAACTACCCCTGCTACATCACGGGCTGGGGCCTGACCCGCA CCAACGGGCAGCTGTCCAGCGTCCTGCTCCAGGCCCCGCTGCCCGTCGTGGATTACCAGATCTGCTCCAGCGCGTCCTACTGGGGCTCCACCGTCAAGAACACCATGGTGTGCGCCGGCGGCGACGGCGTGCGCTCCGGCTGCCAG GGCGATTCCGGCGGTCCCCTGCACTGCGCCGTCAACGGGCAGTACCAGGTGCACGGCGTCACCAGCTTCgtctccagccagggctgcaacGTCGCCCGCAAACCCACCGTCTTCACCCGCGTCTCCGCCTACATCTCCTGGATCAACAGC GTCATCGCCCAGAACTGA
- the GALNT6 gene encoding polypeptide N-acetylgalactosaminyltransferase 6, translated as MRLFRRRYSALKVALAGAVFVLFLFILQKDVGSKEPGEEPWLRNIVPGKGQVLDLMLGAVRDLRDSMPRLQIGAPEPPPEPLPSGRSCLPGVYTAAELRPLMERPPQDPASPGADGKAFKKDRWTPEETKEKERGYEKHCFNAFASDRISLQRALGPDSRPPECIDQKFKRCPPLPTTSVVIVFHNEAWSTLLRTVYSVLHSSPARLLREVILVDDASTDEYLKEELDRYVEQLQIVRVVRQRERKGLITARLLGASVASGEVLTFLDAHCECFHGWLEPLLSRIAEEPTAVVSPDIATIDLNTFEFSKPVQNGKQHSRGNFDWSLTFGWEVVPARERQRRKDETFPIKSPTFAGGLFAISRSYFEHIGSYDDQMEIWGGENVEMSFRVWQCGGQVEIIPCSVVGHVFRSKSPHTFPKGTQVISRNQVRLAEVWMDDYKEIFYRRNQQASQMAREKTFGDITERRRLRERLHCRNFTWYLQNVYPEMFVPDLTPTFYGAIKNEGTKSCLDVGENNHGGKPLIMYPCHGLGGNQYFEYTSQRELRHNIGRELCLRGAAGTAELGECQFRGKPGRVPASEEWDLAQNRLIKNLASGMCLTARGKHPALVPCDLTDPHQLWSFT; from the exons atgaGGCTGTTCCGCCGCCGCTACAGCGCCTTGAAGGTGGCCTTGGCGGGCGCCGTCTTcgtcctcttcctcttcatcctccaGAAGGACGTGGGCAGCAAGGAGCCGGGCGAGGAGCCGTGGCTGCGCAACATCGTGCCGGGCAAGGGCCAGGTGCTGGACCTGATGCTGGGCGCCGTGCGGGACCTGCGGGACTCGATGCCGCGGCTGCAGATCGGggccccggagccgccgccggagCCGCTGCCCAGCGGCCGCTCCTGCCTGCCCGGCGTCTACACCGCGGCCGAGCTGCGGCCGCTGATGGAGAGGCCGCCCCAGGACCCCGCCAGCCCCGGCGCCGACGGAAAAGCCTTCAAGAAGGATCGCTGGACGCCCGAGGAGACGAAGGAGAAGGAGCGGGGCTATGAGAAGCATTGCTTCAACGCCTTCGCCAGCGACCGCATCTCCCTGCAGCGGGCGCTGGGCCCCGACAGCCGCCCCCCCGA GTGCATCGATCAGAAGTTCAagcgctgccctcccctccccaccACCAGCGTGGTTATCGTGTTCCACAACGAGGCCTGGTCCACCCTGCTCCGCACGGTCTACAGCGTCCTGCACTCGTCCCCGGCCCGCCTGCTCCGAGAGGTCATCCTGGTGGACGATGCCAGCACGGACG AGTACCTGAAGGAGGAGCTGGATCGCTACGTGGAGCAGCTGCAGATCGTGCGCGTGGTGAGGCAGCGCGAGCGCAAGGGGCTCATCACGGCACGGCTGCTGGGGGCCAGCGTGGCCAGCGGGGAGGTGCTGACCTTCCTGGATGCCCACT GCGAGTGTTTCCACGGCTGGCTGGAGCCGCTCCTGTCGCGCATCGCCGAGGAGCCCACGGCCGTGGTGAGCCCCGACATCGCCACCATCGACCTCAACACCTTCGAGTTCTCCAAGCCCGTGCAGAACGGGAAGCAGCACAGCCGGGGCAACTTCGACTGGAGCCTGACCTTCGGCTGGGAGGTGGTTCCGGCACGAGAGAGGCAGCGCAGGAAGGACGAGACCTTCCCCATCAA ATCCCCGACCTTTGCAGGTGGCCTCTTTGCCATCTCCAGGTCCTACTTCGAGCACATCGGCTCCTATGACGACCAGATGGAGATTTGGGGGGGTGAGAACGTGGAAATGTCCTTCAGG GTGTGGCAGTGCGGGGGACAGGTGGAGATCATCCCCTGCTCCGTCGTGGGCCACGTGTTCCGCTCCAAGAGCCCCCACACCTTCCCCAAGGGCACCCAGGTGATCTCCCGCAACCAGGTGCGCCTGGCCGAGGTCTGGATGGACGACTACAAGGAGATCTTCTACCGCCGCAACCAGCAGGCCTCCCAGATGGCCAGAGAG AAGACGtttggtgacatcacagagcggcgcaggctgcgggagcggctgcacTGCAGGAATTTCACCTGGTACCTGCAGAACGTCTACCCTGAGATGTTCGTGCCCGACCTGACCCCGACGTTCTACGGGGCA ATCAAAAACGAGGGCACCAAGAGCTGCCTGGACGTCGGGGAGAACAACCACGGTGGCAAACCTCTCATCATGTACCCCTGCCACGGGCTGGGGGGCAACCAG TACTTTGAGTACACGAGCCAGCGGGAGCTGCGCCACAACatcggcagggagctgtgcctgcgCGGGGCCGCGGGCACGGCCGAGCTGGGCGAGTGCCAGTTCCGAGGGAAGCCCGGCCGGGTGCCCGCCAGCGAGGAGTGGGACCTGGCGCAG AACCGGCTGATCAAGAACTTGGCCTCGGGGATGTGTCTGACGGCCCGCGGGAAGCACCCGGCGCTCGTTCCCTGCGACCTCACGGACCCGCACCAGCTCTGGTCCTTCACCTAA